The following coding sequences lie in one Erwinia amylovora genomic window:
- the lysA gene encoding diaminopimelate decarboxylase, with the protein MPRLLTDTTTALTVENLLPLARQYGGPFWAYDASIIGERISQLQQFDVVRFAQKACSNIHILRLMRAAGVKVDSVSLGEIERALAAGYLTGGDEIVFTADLLDKPTLARVAELKIPVNAGSVDMLHQLGQVSAGHPVWLRVNPGFGHGHSQKTNTGGENSKHGIWYGDMALALEAIETYQLQLVGIHMHIGSGVDYAHLEQVCDAMVNHIISFGQDLQAISAGGGLSVPYRFGEETIDTQHYFGLWDAARQRVERHLGHPVKLEIEPGRFLVAESGVLISQVRAVKNMGSRHFVLADAGFNDLMRPSMYGSYHHISAIAGDGRALDEVNTVESVVAGPLCESGDVFTQLEGGKVETRALPTVQVGDYLVFHDTGAYGASMSSNYNSRPLLAEVLFENGQPRQIRRAQTVAELLALEF; encoded by the coding sequence ATGCCGCGCCTGCTTACCGATACCACTACCGCTTTGACCGTTGAAAATTTGCTGCCGCTGGCACGCCAATATGGCGGCCCTTTCTGGGCATATGACGCCAGTATCATTGGCGAACGCATCAGCCAGTTGCAGCAGTTCGACGTGGTGCGTTTCGCGCAGAAAGCCTGTTCAAACATTCATATTCTGCGCCTGATGCGGGCGGCGGGCGTGAAGGTAGACTCGGTATCGCTGGGCGAAATCGAACGTGCGCTGGCCGCCGGGTACCTGACAGGGGGCGATGAGATTGTATTTACCGCCGATCTGCTTGATAAGCCTACGCTGGCAAGGGTTGCCGAGCTGAAAATACCGGTCAATGCCGGTTCTGTCGATATGCTGCATCAGTTGGGTCAGGTTTCTGCCGGACACCCCGTCTGGCTGCGCGTCAACCCGGGTTTTGGTCACGGTCACAGTCAAAAAACCAATACCGGCGGCGAGAACAGCAAGCACGGCATCTGGTATGGCGATATGGCGCTGGCGCTGGAAGCCATTGAGACATATCAGCTGCAGCTGGTGGGGATCCATATGCATATCGGATCCGGCGTGGACTACGCGCATCTGGAGCAAGTCTGTGATGCGATGGTAAATCACATCATCAGCTTTGGTCAGGATTTGCAGGCGATCTCGGCGGGCGGCGGGCTGTCTGTCCCGTATCGTTTTGGTGAAGAGACCATTGATACCCAACACTATTTCGGCCTGTGGGATGCGGCGCGTCAGCGCGTGGAACGCCATCTTGGCCACCCGGTGAAGCTGGAAATAGAACCGGGTCGTTTTTTGGTGGCGGAATCCGGCGTGCTGATAAGCCAGGTACGGGCGGTCAAAAATATGGGCAGCCGTCACTTTGTGTTAGCCGATGCCGGGTTTAACGATCTGATGCGCCCGTCGATGTATGGCAGCTACCATCATATCTCTGCGATAGCTGGCGATGGCCGGGCGCTGGATGAGGTGAATACCGTGGAAAGCGTGGTGGCAGGACCGCTGTGCGAATCCGGTGACGTATTTACCCAGCTGGAAGGCGGCAAGGTGGAAACCCGTGCGCTACCGACGGTGCAGGTGGGGGATTATCTGGTATTCCATGATACCGGCGCTTATGGCGCTTCGATGTCGTCCAACTACAACAGCCGCCCGCTGCTGGCGGAAGTGTTATTTGAAAACGGCCAGCCGCGTCAGATCCGCCGCGCCCAAACCGTGGCCGAACTGCTGGCGCTGGAGTTTTAA
- the galR gene encoding HTH-type transcriptional regulator GalR, whose translation MATIKDVARLAGVSVATVSRVINHSPKASESSRLAVTSAMASLQYHPNANARALAQQSTETIGLAVGDVSDPFFGAMVKSVDEVAWQTGNFLLIGNGYHDEQKERQAIEQLIRHRCAALVVHAKKIPDDELQSLMRQIPGMVLLNRVLPGFETRCIALNDRYGCWLATRYLIRQGHQNIAFICSNHAISDATDRLQGYHDALRQHHLPCSDRLVAFGEPDEVGGEQAMTELLGQGKTFSAVACYNDSMAAGALAVLNDNGVRVPEEMSLTGFDDVLVARYVRPRLTTIRYPVVQMAKQAALLALALAHGQPLPEVTNLFSPTLVRRHSVAAPSG comes from the coding sequence ATGGCTACGATAAAGGATGTTGCCAGGCTCGCCGGCGTTTCGGTAGCCACCGTCTCCCGCGTGATTAATCACTCGCCTAAAGCCAGTGAAAGTTCCCGCCTGGCCGTCACCAGCGCGATGGCGTCTTTACAGTATCACCCCAACGCCAACGCCCGTGCGCTTGCCCAGCAGTCCACCGAGACGATCGGGCTGGCGGTTGGTGATGTGTCCGATCCCTTTTTCGGCGCAATGGTGAAGTCGGTGGACGAAGTGGCCTGGCAGACCGGTAACTTCCTACTGATTGGTAATGGCTATCACGATGAGCAAAAAGAGCGTCAGGCGATAGAGCAACTGATCCGCCATCGCTGCGCTGCGCTGGTGGTCCATGCCAAAAAGATCCCTGATGACGAACTGCAATCGCTGATGAGGCAGATCCCCGGCATGGTGCTGCTGAACCGCGTACTCCCGGGCTTTGAAACACGCTGCATCGCGCTGAATGACCGCTACGGCTGCTGGCTGGCAACGCGTTATCTTATCCGTCAGGGGCACCAGAATATTGCCTTTATCTGTTCGAATCACGCCATTTCCGATGCCACCGACCGCCTGCAGGGCTACCACGATGCGCTCAGGCAACACCACCTGCCGTGTAGCGATCGGCTGGTCGCCTTTGGTGAACCGGACGAAGTCGGTGGCGAGCAGGCAATGACCGAACTGCTCGGCCAGGGCAAAACCTTCAGCGCGGTCGCCTGTTACAACGATTCCATGGCGGCCGGGGCGCTGGCGGTATTGAACGATAATGGCGTACGGGTCCCGGAAGAGATGTCTTTGACAGGCTTTGATGATGTGCTGGTTGCGCGCTATGTCCGCCCGCGCCTGACGACTATCCGCTATCCTGTTGTGCAGATGGCTAAGCAGGCGGCCCTGTTGGCATTAGCACTGGCCCACGGCCAGCCGCTGCCGGAAGTGACAAATCTGTTCAGCCCAACCCTGGTACGCCGCCATTCGGTGGCTGCGCCGTCGGGCTGA